A section of the Onychomys torridus unplaced genomic scaffold, mOncTor1.1, whole genome shotgun sequence genome encodes:
- the Sirt6 gene encoding NAD-dependent protein deacetylase sirtuin-6 gives MSVNYAAGLSPYADKGKCGLPEIFDPPEELEHKVWELARLMWQSSRVVFHTGAGISTASGIPDFRGPHGVWTMEERGLAPKFDTTFESARPSKTHMALVQLERVGFLSFLVSQNVDGLHVRSGFPRDKLAELHGNMFVEECPKCKTQYVRDAVVGTMGLKATGRLCTVAKARGLRACRGELRDTILDWEDALPDRDLMLADEASRTADLSVTLGTSLQIRPSGNLPLATKRRGGRLVIVNLQPTKHDRQADLCIHGYVDEVMSRLMKHLGLEIPTWEGPRVLDKALPPLPRPAAPKAEPPAHFNGSVHTPCKPEPDSSVPHRPPKRVKTEAVPS, from the exons ATGTCGGTGAATTATGCGGCCGGGCTGTCACCGTACGCGGACAAGGGCAAGTGTGGACTGCCCGAG aTCTTCGACCCCCCGGAGGAGCTGGAGCACAAGGTGTGGGAGCTGGCACGGCTGATGTGGCAGTCCTCCAGAGTGGTCTTCCACACGGGCGCCGGCATCAGCACCGCCTCTGGCATCCCCGACTTCAG AGGCCCCCACGGCGTGTGGACCATGGAGGAGCGTGGCCTGGCCCCCAAGTTCGACACCACCTTTGAGAGCGCCAGGCCCTCCAAGACGCACATGGCCCTGGTGCAGCTGGAGCGCGTGggcttcctcagcttcctggtcAGCCAGAATGTGGACGGGCTGCACGTGCGCTCCGGCTTCCCCAG GGACAAGCTGGCAGAGCTCCACGGAAACATGTTTGTAGAGGAATGTCCCAAGTGTAAGAC GCAGTACGTGAGAGACGCAGTCGTGGGGACCATGGGCCTCAAGGCCACGGGCCGGCTCTGCACGGTAGCCAAGGCGAGGGGACTCCGGGCCTGTAG AGGGGAGCTGAGGGACACCATTCTGGACTGGGAAGACGCCCTGCCTGACCGGGACCTGATGCTCGCTGATGAGGCCAGCAG AACCGCAGACCTGTCAGTCACCCTGGGCACTTCGCTGCAGATCCGTCCCAGTGGGAACCTGCCCCTTGCCACTAAGCGCCGGGGAGGTCGTCTGGTCATTGTCAACCTACAGCCCACAAAACAC GACCGCCAGGCTGACCTGTGCATCCACGGCTATGTGGACGAGGTGATGAGCAGGCTCATGAagcatctggggctggagatcCCCACCTGGGAAGGACCCCGTGTGCTGGACAAGGCCCTGCCACCCCTGCCGCGCCCAGCTGCACCCAAGGCTGAGCCTCCTGCACATTTCAATGGCTCAGTGCACACTCCGTGTAAGCCAGAGCCCGACAGCTCTGTACCCcacaggccccccaaaagagtgaaGACCGAGGCTGTACCCAGCTGA